The following coding sequences lie in one Theileria equi strain WA gcontig_1105316255047 apicoplast, whole genome shotgun sequence genomic window:
- a CDS encoding hypothetical protein (encoded by transcript BEWA_051010A) gives MVSCRRSKLKILKKFNLFGVSFYTTKFNLALNSVGKGSRDSFYCFFKSFVVAYNLLASKVNIDRFRERFMDVLKFFKTLKSRLDSILIRSGLFLTINQVRQSVSHGHVFVNSTVARTSAYIVRDLDVIHMGNISGNVFKLSLFYNSLFNVVSGDFLYSRVIKHVRSNSGVKELLVGATFRSYGLTVCVKSFKVKVNSKACLGGADFFV, from the coding sequence ATGGTGTCTTGTCGTAGGTCTAAATTGAAAATTCTTAAAAAGTTTAATTTGTTTGGGGTTTCTTTTTACACAACTAAATTTAATTTAGCGTTAAATAGTGTTGGTAAAGGGTCTAGGGATAGTTTTTATTGTTTTTTTAAAAGTTTTGTTGTTGCTTATAACTTGTTAGCGAGTAAGGTTAATATTGACAGGTTCAGAGAAAGGTTTATGGATGTGTTAAAGTTTTTTAAAACTTTAAAGTCTAGGTTAGATAGTATTTTAATAAGAAGTGGGTTATTTTTAACTATAAACCAAGTTAGACAGAGCGTATCTCATGGTCATGTTTTTGTTAATAGTACTGTAGCACGTACTAGTGCTTATATTGTTAGGGATTTAGATGTTATACATATGGGTAACATATCTGGTAATGTTTTTAAACTTTCTCTTTTTTATAATTCTCTGTTTAATGTTGTTAGTGGTGATTTTTTATACTCTAGAGTGATTAAACATGTTAGATCTAATTCCGGAGTGAAGGAATTATTAGTTGGGGCTACTTTTAGATCTTACGGTTTAACTGTGTGTGTGAAATCTTTTAAAGTTAAGGTTAATAGTAAAGCGTGTTTAGGTGGTGCGGACTTTTTTGTGTGA